The following proteins come from a genomic window of Acidobacteriota bacterium:
- a CDS encoding zinc ribbon domain-containing protein translates to MPLYEYQCTECEATLEAIQAFSAPPLEECPECGRSSLKKLLSAPAFQFKGSGWYVNDYARKANGNGDGSKSNGDADSGKAASSDSSSDSGKKSSDSTPSKSETSSTSATP, encoded by the coding sequence ATGCCTCTCTACGAGTACCAGTGCACCGAATGCGAGGCCACCCTGGAGGCGATCCAGGCGTTCTCCGCCCCGCCCCTCGAGGAATGCCCCGAGTGCGGCCGGAGCAGCCTGAAGAAGCTGCTCTCGGCCCCCGCCTTCCAGTTCAAGGGCAGCGGCTGGTACGTCAACGACTACGCCCGCAAGGCCAACGGCAACGGCGACGGCAGCAAGTCGAACGGCGACGCCGACAGCGGCAAGGCCGCCTCTTCCGACTCCTCGTCCGACTCGGGCAAGAAGTCCAGCGACTCGACCCCCTCGAAGAGCGAGACCTCTAGTACCTCCGCCACGCCGTAG
- a CDS encoding molybdopterin molybdotransferase MoeA: protein MLSPEEAWAAIEAEAETLEVERVSRADAVGRVLAGGLTATVDVPAHDVSAMDGFALGGDVEPGTVLPVDGIVAAGDPPGAELRSGAALRIMTGAPTPAGADRVIPIEQTEFDDSSATGAGGAVRIVEPVPESRHIRRQAEVTAAGGPLLAKGELLTPGGAGVLATHGIHEAPVYRRPTVATLSTGDEVVPAEVEPGPGQLRDSHRDFLRGALSQLGIETRSLGIARDDPAELRTRVERGLTSDVLLISGGVSMGEFDFVEQVLGDAGLGCRFLFDAVAIQPGKPLVAARHDRGWVFGLPGNPASAMVTYWLFVRPLLRVMTGAEDSYWRGALAARLTADLPGAKWRDRFLPCRFHVEAAEVLVEPRPPLGSHDLVAYGAGAGLVRVPKHSAPATAGAPCEVLPTLEWT, encoded by the coding sequence ATGCTCTCGCCCGAGGAAGCCTGGGCCGCCATCGAGGCCGAAGCGGAGACGCTGGAGGTGGAACGGGTGAGCCGCGCCGACGCCGTCGGCCGCGTGCTGGCCGGCGGCCTGACCGCCACCGTGGACGTTCCCGCGCACGACGTCTCGGCGATGGACGGCTTCGCCCTCGGCGGGGATGTCGAACCGGGAACCGTCCTGCCGGTCGACGGCATCGTCGCCGCGGGTGACCCGCCAGGAGCGGAGCTTCGAAGCGGCGCGGCGCTGCGCATCATGACCGGAGCACCGACGCCGGCCGGCGCCGACCGCGTGATTCCGATCGAACAGACCGAGTTCGACGACTCCTCCGCCACGGGCGCCGGCGGCGCCGTTCGCATCGTGGAACCGGTGCCCGAGTCCAGGCACATCCGCCGCCAGGCCGAGGTCACCGCCGCCGGCGGGCCGCTGCTGGCGAAGGGAGAGCTCCTGACCCCGGGGGGCGCGGGCGTGCTGGCCACCCACGGCATCCACGAGGCGCCCGTCTACCGCCGGCCGACGGTCGCGACGCTCTCGACCGGCGACGAGGTCGTGCCGGCCGAAGTGGAACCTGGTCCGGGGCAGCTCCGCGACTCCCACCGGGACTTCCTCCGTGGCGCCCTCTCGCAGCTCGGCATCGAGACGCGCTCGCTGGGCATCGCGCGGGACGACCCGGCCGAACTGCGGACCAGGGTGGAACGCGGCCTGACATCGGACGTCCTCCTGATCTCGGGCGGCGTCTCGATGGGCGAGTTCGACTTCGTCGAGCAGGTCCTTGGCGACGCCGGTCTGGGCTGCCGCTTCCTCTTCGACGCGGTCGCGATCCAGCCCGGGAAGCCCCTGGTCGCGGCTCGCCACGACCGGGGATGGGTGTTCGGGCTGCCCGGAAACCCGGCCTCGGCCATGGTGACCTACTGGCTGTTCGTGCGGCCCCTGCTGCGGGTCATGACCGGCGCGGAAGACAGCTACTGGCGGGGCGCGCTCGCCGCCCGGCTCACCGCCGACCTGCCCGGGGCCAAGTGGCGCGACCGTTTTCTCCCCTGCCGGTTCCACGTGGAGGCCGCCGAGGTGCTGGTCGAACCGAGGCCGCCGCTCGGTTCCCACGATCTGGTCGCCTACGGAGCCGGCGCCGGCCTCGTCCGGGTGCCGAAACACAGCGCCCCGGCAACTGCGGGCGCGCCCTGCGAGGTCCTGCCGACGCTCGAGTGGACGTAG
- a CDS encoding type II secretion system F family protein, with protein sequence MLPRWLDDDEFLEPDPQAGGDEPGATRGPVWWRPGHRVGPKTLAVFSRQFAVLLDAGLPLLQSLEILSVEGQHPGLRQALLQMRAEVEAGSGLAEAMKRRPHVFGDLYVNLVASGEASGALHTVMDRLATHVEKVAKLRNQVRSALTYPVAILTVAAAVVFLILWKVIPVFQHLFDDMGGDLPVLTRIVVGISQFIGAYVLVLVGLAGAAAFAAKRLLGTRRGRMAADRLLLRLPVAGKLMLRIVAGRTCRTLSILLSSGIPILSALSIAADAAGNVVVAGALRTVRREVEQGRPINRSLRRTGIFPAMLCQIVYVGEQTGTLSPMLTRIADFYEEEVDNDVDSMMKLLEPALISILGIVIGIIVISMYLPMYSALTQIG encoded by the coding sequence GTGCTCCCCCGCTGGCTCGACGACGACGAGTTCCTCGAACCGGACCCGCAGGCCGGGGGCGACGAACCCGGGGCGACCCGCGGTCCCGTCTGGTGGCGCCCCGGTCATCGCGTCGGCCCGAAGACCCTCGCCGTCTTCAGCCGCCAGTTCGCGGTCCTGCTCGACGCCGGCCTGCCCCTGCTGCAGAGCCTGGAGATCCTGAGCGTCGAAGGCCAGCACCCCGGCCTGCGGCAGGCCCTTCTCCAGATGCGTGCCGAGGTCGAGGCGGGCTCGGGCCTCGCGGAAGCGATGAAGCGCCGCCCGCACGTGTTCGGCGACCTCTACGTCAACCTGGTCGCATCGGGCGAGGCCAGCGGCGCACTCCATACGGTGATGGATCGGCTGGCGACCCACGTCGAGAAGGTCGCGAAGCTGCGCAACCAGGTGCGCTCCGCCCTGACCTACCCGGTCGCCATTCTCACCGTGGCCGCCGCGGTCGTCTTCCTGATCCTGTGGAAGGTGATCCCGGTGTTTCAGCACCTGTTCGACGACATGGGCGGCGACCTGCCGGTCCTCACCCGGATCGTGGTCGGCATCAGCCAGTTCATCGGCGCCTACGTGCTCGTCCTAGTCGGGCTCGCGGGAGCGGCCGCGTTCGCCGCGAAGCGGCTCCTCGGAACCAGGCGTGGCCGCATGGCGGCCGACCGTCTGCTGCTGCGCCTGCCCGTCGCCGGCAAGCTGATGCTCCGCATCGTCGCCGGGCGCACCTGCCGCACGCTGTCGATCCTGCTCTCCTCGGGCATACCGATCCTGAGCGCGCTGTCGATCGCCGCCGACGCCGCCGGCAACGTCGTCGTCGCCGGCGCCCTGCGCACGGTCCGCCGGGAGGTCGAGCAGGGCCGTCCGATCAACCGGTCGCTCCGCCGCACCGGGATCTTCCCGGCCATGCTCTGCCAGATCGTCTACGTGGGGGAGCAGACCGGCACCCTGAGCCCCATGCTCACCCGCATCGCGGACTTCTATGAGGAGGAGGTCGACAACGACGTGGACAGCATGATGAAGCTCCTCGAGCCCGCCCTGATCAGCATCCTCGGCATCGTGATCGGCATCATCGTCATCTCGATGTACCTGCCGATGTACTCGGCGCTGACGCAGATCGGGTGA
- a CDS encoding asparagine synthase-related protein — MQATADLAEEAAVDKPIARVLNLIDDSEQRLWSLTPDEARQRLLRGPEAVLGIDGSFALAARRGIDVVMARSLDRPMRYFLAKESSGPMLVIAGRIDEIRDCLEAEGYIDQFHPTYTRMVPAHHATTLRLVGCPDPTPTHDRFFDPPRGTLPPDLDVIGERYVEALMYELRGWLAALPAERGRDPIGVCFSGGIDSGAVLVGLCRALLESGESAARLKAFTLRVGDGAGDAGQAREFLRRTGLEMLGEEVEAEPSAVDPLAAVEVIEDYKPLDVECAAVGLALLRAIRARYPDWRLLVDGDGGDENLKDYPLEENDELTITSVVGNPMLYQEGWGVDAIKHSQTYSGGLGRAIVRTHAPARLLGFEGFSPFTRPAVIAVAEAIPFDELTRGSHQALYDLKGEVVRRGMKRVLGVDFPVFPKRRFQEGAASADVFTAAFDRPPEQYRRHFQSLYG, encoded by the coding sequence ATGCAGGCAACCGCCGACCTTGCGGAGGAAGCCGCCGTGGACAAGCCGATCGCCCGTGTTCTCAACCTGATCGACGACAGCGAACAGCGCCTCTGGAGCCTGACGCCGGACGAGGCCCGGCAGCGGTTGCTGCGCGGGCCCGAGGCGGTTCTGGGCATCGACGGATCGTTCGCGCTCGCGGCCCGCCGGGGGATCGACGTCGTGATGGCCCGCAGTCTGGACCGGCCGATGCGGTACTTCCTGGCGAAGGAGTCGTCGGGACCGATGCTGGTCATCGCAGGGCGGATCGACGAGATCAGGGATTGCCTTGAGGCCGAGGGCTACATCGACCAGTTCCATCCGACCTACACGCGGATGGTGCCGGCTCACCACGCGACGACCCTGCGCCTGGTCGGCTGTCCGGACCCGACCCCGACCCACGACCGGTTCTTCGATCCGCCGCGGGGCACGCTGCCACCCGATCTCGACGTGATCGGAGAGCGCTACGTCGAGGCGCTGATGTACGAGCTTCGCGGCTGGCTGGCCGCGCTGCCGGCGGAGCGGGGGCGGGATCCGATCGGGGTCTGCTTCTCGGGCGGCATCGACAGCGGCGCCGTGCTGGTGGGGCTCTGCAGGGCTTTGCTCGAGTCGGGCGAGAGCGCCGCGAGGCTGAAGGCGTTCACCCTCCGCGTGGGCGACGGCGCGGGGGACGCCGGGCAGGCGCGCGAGTTCCTGCGGCGCACGGGTCTCGAGATGCTGGGCGAGGAGGTCGAGGCCGAACCGTCGGCGGTCGATCCGCTGGCCGCCGTCGAGGTGATCGAGGACTACAAGCCGCTCGACGTCGAGTGCGCCGCGGTCGGCCTGGCGCTGCTGCGGGCCATTCGGGCGCGCTACCCCGACTGGCGGCTGCTGGTCGACGGCGACGGCGGCGACGAGAACCTGAAGGACTACCCGCTGGAGGAGAACGACGAACTGACGATCACCAGCGTGGTCGGCAACCCGATGCTCTACCAGGAGGGTTGGGGCGTCGACGCGATCAAGCACTCCCAGACCTACTCGGGAGGTCTGGGCCGGGCGATCGTCCGCACCCACGCGCCGGCGCGGCTGCTTGGCTTCGAGGGGTTCAGTCCGTTCACCCGGCCGGCGGTGATCGCGGTGGCGGAGGCGATCCCCTTCGACGAGCTGACCAGGGGTTCGCACCAGGCCCTGTACGACCTGAAGGGCGAAGTCGTGCGGAGGGGGATGAAGCGGGTTCTCGGCGTCGACTTCCCGGTCTTCCCCAAGCGCCGCTTCCAGGAGGGCGCGGCGTCGGCGGACGTGTTCACCGCCGCCTTCGACCGCCCGCCCGAGCAGTACCGCCGGCACTTCCAGTCGCTTTACGGGTAG
- a CDS encoding radical SAM protein, which translates to MRAGSGQAPPAFDPAAVRALRPPRPVHDPWRSQGVTVELERGRDGELRPWATVFLTGAECPFTCVFCDLWRYTTPRPTPEGALPAQLRAALEDLPGLLDEAGLERCDRLKLYNASNFFEPRAVPEADLEPIARLADAFERVVVECHPRLVDGRVRRFGDRLRGRLEVAMGLETAHPEALPRLGKQLTVEQFDRAAARLQADGIGLRVFVLVGVPFVPAEEQAHWAAASVRHAVKVGARSVALIPVRSGNGELERLQRLGWFEPPDLALVEESLARGMEAAGSRAAVQVDPWDLGRVESACGACRAARLAAIREMNRMGVALRTGCDECCG; encoded by the coding sequence ATGAGGGCGGGGTCCGGGCAGGCGCCACCGGCCTTCGATCCGGCCGCCGTGCGGGCCCTTCGACCCCCGCGCCCGGTGCACGATCCCTGGCGGTCCCAGGGTGTGACGGTCGAGCTGGAGCGGGGCCGCGATGGTGAGCTCCGGCCCTGGGCGACCGTGTTCCTGACCGGGGCCGAGTGTCCGTTCACCTGCGTCTTCTGCGACCTGTGGCGGTACACCACGCCCCGACCGACGCCGGAGGGCGCGCTGCCGGCGCAGTTGCGGGCGGCCCTGGAGGATCTGCCCGGCCTGCTCGACGAGGCGGGTCTCGAACGCTGCGACCGGCTCAAGCTGTACAACGCGAGCAACTTCTTCGAGCCGCGCGCGGTGCCGGAGGCCGACCTGGAACCGATCGCGCGGCTTGCCGACGCGTTCGAGCGGGTGGTCGTCGAGTGCCACCCGCGCCTCGTGGATGGCCGGGTGCGACGCTTCGGCGACCGGCTCCGGGGCCGTCTGGAAGTGGCGATGGGCCTGGAGACGGCGCATCCCGAGGCCCTGCCGCGGCTGGGCAAGCAGTTGACCGTGGAGCAGTTCGACCGGGCCGCGGCGCGGCTCCAGGCGGACGGCATCGGCCTGCGGGTGTTCGTGCTGGTCGGCGTGCCCTTCGTGCCGGCGGAGGAGCAGGCTCACTGGGCGGCGGCGAGCGTACGGCACGCGGTGAAGGTCGGTGCCCGCTCGGTGGCGCTGATCCCGGTACGGAGCGGCAACGGTGAACTGGAACGGCTGCAGCGGCTGGGCTGGTTCGAGCCGCCGGATCTGGCGCTGGTGGAGGAGTCGCTGGCGCGGGGGATGGAAGCGGCCGGCAGTCGTGCAGCGGTGCAGGTGGACCCCTGGGATCTCGGGCGCGTGGAGTCGGCGTGCGGCGCCTGCCGGGCGGCGCGGCTGGCGGCGATCCGGGAGATGAACCGGATGGGTGTGGCACTACGAACCGGGTGCGATGAGTGCTGCGGCTGA
- a CDS encoding tryptophan 7-halogenase has product MARARRPGLLGDTVERREVVIAGGGFGGSVLGRALHAQGRDVLLLERGRHPRFALGESSTPLANLALERLAVRYGFDDLWALAAHGRWRRRLPEVGGGLKRGFCFYSHRPGRAFVPDTAGSGRLVVAASPDEEVADNQWLRADVDRFVFERARSEGVDCREETAVEVLSIPDEPEAGPVRIRAGDRLVEAGLLVDATGGSPLAGRLGARSLRPRLQTTLVYSHFDGVASFDRGDDWPDSPFPERWSAAHHLLEEGWMYQLAFDDASVSAGVLLPEDRPAAAAAIEELGGGGADASGAEAVFAGLLARYPSLASQFAGHRPLRDLAARSGVAYRRDRAAGPGWLLLPHSYAFADPMFSTGIAWSLLAVERIADLCRRGLPAPAEVERYGRLLAVEADHIDRLLVAAYRLMNDFEGFTAAAMAYFAAASFDELRQRLLDPPEGGWCWLGFLGADEEVRRRLFEELDERSADPVTAGGLAGRIGPAIESRNLIGLDDPSRRNVYPVDLTDMARRQDRIAARLGVELEEVRRRWPRLRSPERMPG; this is encoded by the coding sequence GTGGCCCGGGCCAGAAGGCCCGGGTTACTCGGGGATACCGTCGAGCGGCGCGAGGTAGTTATTGCGGGTGGGGGTTTTGGGGGTTCTGTGCTGGGGCGGGCGCTTCACGCGCAGGGCCGGGACGTGCTGTTGCTGGAGCGCGGCCGCCACCCGCGGTTCGCGCTGGGCGAGTCCTCCACTCCGCTCGCCAATCTGGCCCTGGAGCGGCTGGCGGTGCGCTACGGCTTCGACGATCTCTGGGCGCTGGCCGCCCACGGGCGCTGGCGCCGCCGGTTGCCCGAAGTGGGCGGTGGGCTGAAGCGGGGATTCTGCTTCTACTCCCACCGTCCGGGCCGGGCCTTCGTGCCGGACACGGCCGGCAGCGGCCGCCTGGTCGTTGCCGCTTCGCCGGACGAGGAGGTGGCGGACAACCAGTGGCTCCGCGCGGACGTGGACCGCTTCGTGTTCGAGCGGGCGCGGTCCGAGGGCGTGGACTGCCGCGAGGAGACCGCGGTCGAGGTGCTGTCCATTCCGGATGAGCCGGAGGCCGGCCCGGTCCGGATCCGGGCGGGCGACCGTCTGGTCGAGGCCGGGCTCCTGGTCGACGCGACGGGCGGATCGCCTCTTGCCGGGCGTCTGGGCGCGCGGTCGCTGCGGCCGCGGCTGCAGACGACGCTGGTGTACTCGCACTTCGACGGCGTCGCTTCCTTCGACCGCGGCGACGACTGGCCGGATTCGCCCTTTCCCGAGCGCTGGAGCGCTGCCCACCACCTGCTGGAGGAGGGGTGGATGTACCAGCTCGCCTTCGACGACGCCTCGGTGAGCGCGGGCGTCCTGCTTCCGGAAGACCGTCCGGCGGCCGCCGCGGCGATCGAAGAACTCGGTGGCGGCGGTGCGGATGCGTCCGGGGCCGAAGCGGTCTTCGCCGGCCTGCTCGCTCGCTATCCCTCGCTGGCGTCCCAGTTCGCCGGCCACCGGCCTCTGCGGGACCTGGCGGCGCGGTCGGGCGTCGCCTACCGCCGTGACCGGGCCGCGGGCCCGGGATGGCTGCTGCTGCCTCACAGCTACGCCTTCGCCGACCCCATGTTCTCGACCGGCATCGCCTGGAGCCTGCTCGCCGTGGAACGGATCGCCGATCTCTGCCGCCGCGGGCTGCCGGCGCCGGCGGAGGTCGAAAGGTACGGCCGGCTCCTGGCCGTCGAGGCGGACCACATCGACCGGCTGCTCGTCGCCGCCTACCGGCTGATGAACGACTTTGAGGGCTTCACCGCCGCGGCAATGGCCTACTTCGCGGCCGCGAGCTTCGACGAGCTGCGGCAGCGGTTGCTCGACCCTCCGGAGGGGGGCTGGTGCTGGCTGGGTTTCCTCGGCGCGGACGAAGAGGTCCGCCGCCGGCTGTTCGAGGAGCTCGACGAGCGCTCGGCCGACCCGGTGACGGCGGGTGGGCTGGCCGGGCGGATCGGCCCGGCGATCGAGTCACGGAACCTGATCGGCCTGGACGATCCGAGTCGGCGGAACGTCTATCCGGTGGATTTGACCGACATGGCGCGCCGGCAGGACCGGATCGCGGCCCGCCTTGGAGTGGAACTGGAAGAGGTGCGGCGCCGCTGGCCACGGCTGCGGAGTCCGGAGCGGATGCCGGGCTAG